The Vicia villosa cultivar HV-30 ecotype Madison, WI linkage group LG1, Vvil1.0, whole genome shotgun sequence genome includes a region encoding these proteins:
- the LOC131611194 gene encoding agamous-like MADS-box protein AGL62, with protein sequence MSTGRKSRGRQKIEMKKMSNESNLQVTFSKRRSGLFKKANELCTLCGVDVALVVFSPSEKVFSFGHPHVDTVIDRYLSRVPPQNNNGPMQFIEAHRSANMRDLNNQLTQINHQLDIERKRGDELSHLRKANETQFWWMGPIDGMNRAQLELVKKALEELKKLVVQQADMLVIQGAPTQTIPFFVGNGSNSNTPIHHPTNPQRVQMFQQQFFQNPMMQPHLFCFNNMGGSGGYGPSGFF encoded by the coding sequence ATGTCAACTGGAAGGAAAAGTCGTGGTCGCCAAAAGattgaaatgaaaaagatgagcaaTGAGAGCAATTTGCAAGTGACTTTCTCGAAGCGTCGTAGTGGGCTCTTTAAGAAAGCCAATGAGCTTTGCACACTCTGTGGTGTAGATGTTGCTCTTGTTGTATTCTCACCTAGTGAGAAGGTGTTTTCCTTTGGTCACCCACATGTTGATACGGTCATAGATCGTTATCTATCACGAGTCCCACCCCAAAACAACAATGGCCCGATGCAATTCATTGAGGCTCACCGTAGTGCCAACATGCGCGATCTCAACAACCAATTGACTCAAATCAACCATCAATTGGACATTGAAAGAAAGCGCGGTGATGAGCTGAGCCATTTGCGCAAGGCAAATGAGACTCAATTTTGGTGGATGGGTCCCATTGATGGGATGAATAGGGCTCAACTTGAATTAGTCAAGAAAGCCTTGGAGGAACTTAAGAAACTAGTTGTACAACAAGCCGATATGCTTGTTATTCAGGGTGCACCTACCCAAACTATTCCATTTTTTGTTGGAAATGGTTCCAACTCTAACACGCCAATCCATCACCCGACAAATCCTCAACGAGTTCAAATGTTTCAACAACAATTTTTTCAGAATCCCATGATGCAACCGCATTTGTTTTGTTTCAACAATATGGGTGGAAGTGGCGGATATGGACCCTCTGGATTCTTTTGA